From the genome of Acropora palmata chromosome 8, jaAcrPala1.3, whole genome shotgun sequence:
GGgtgattgtatttttttttgttatttattgttaGTAAGGATCAATAGTTGGTCAGCTTGGTTTGATCCTCCATTCTCTTATTCTCCAAgccattattattgttcattaTTGGAGtaaggagaaaaagaaaatttagaaTCAAACCATTTTATAATCACTTCAatctgaatttcattttgacttaTGAAATATGCATGCTTTTGCAATATCATATTGGAATAATTATGAGTTAAAACTGTTAATTCAATAACacagttttgttttatgcTTTCTCCCTGTAGTCTGCaaaatatttgcttttttatgttttgcAAGCCAAATAAATTTccatgttgaaaatgaaagattagTAATCAAGGTCATTCGTGTAGTTATCTTCTATGTTCCTTTAGTTATGAGAATAAAgcaacaacacaaaaataaataaagtaattaTAACTGAGCTTGCAAGAGTTGctgatttctaattttttgttttgattcttAGGGGGAAATGTTTGGTTACACTCTATAATGAAGCTGAGATCTTACCAAAATATTTAGAAAAAGAGGTATGTTTTTACATACCCTAAGTCCTAATGATGTAATATCTAGATATTGAAAATGGTAAAAATTTCTTCAGGGAAATAAaccaaagaaatcaaatttcCAACCTTTCTGGTGTTtggatgatgattattatttattaaagtACTATTAATGAGCATTgatcatttatttttaggtACTGAGTAGTATTCGTTTATTTACTTTACAGGACTGGTTTCATTACTTTCTGGTTTATGATCCTCAACAAAAGACATTAGTAGCCGATAGAGGGGAAATGGGAATTGGTACTGCTTACCAAGCTCATGTAcccaaaacaatgataaaaggTAATTATTTGTAGATCTCCTTTTTGTATGATTATTGTTGGTGTTAGCTGCAGTTCACTGCGTTATTGCTGTAGACATTGGACAGATgctttcaaatgattttttgattTTGTGACCCTAGAAGATTGCTTCCTTGTCTAATGGTAGAGGTAGATGTGTATGTTCTTTAGCACTTCAATATCACATAATTGatatcaatttaatttaaatgaaatttgtaGGCCGCCAAGATGATAGAGACCTCTCCAAGCTGGAGACATTAATGTGGGATCCAAGCAACTCATTGCAGGACCCACACATTGAACAGTTTCTTGTGATCGCAAGGTGTGTAATCAATGGTGGGAACAAAACACCTTTGGGTTTGATTGAATCACATACTTGCTGCTATTTAGCAAAGACTTCTCATTTCTCAGGGTGCCCTTTGGTTTGTGTATTGTATTTTCAAACTATTGCTTCTCTTTTCATTGTCATACAGTTTGCATCAGTTAAAAAGAGTCAATAAGATGTCTTGTGCACATACTTTTGTATGTCCAGgacatgaaaaataattttgaataataCTGTATACCTTATATGAACTAAAGGGTAGTCTAACTTTTTCTGTTTGCTTGTAGATCTGTTGGTACATTTGCTAGAGCTCTTGACTGCAGCAGTTCAGTGAAACAGCCAAGCTTACACATGAGTGCTGCAGCAGCATCACGAGATGTTACATTGGTAAGTTTGTTTACTATCAAAGACAAATATTTATTAAGCCATTGAAATACTTCATGTAAACTCATGGTTTTAAGGTTTTAGTTTAAATCGTTGCGTATGGTCCTATGATATAACCACTGTAAAGAGAGAACTGAAAAGCACTCAACTAGTCTGAATTACTTACAATTAgtctgtttatttttaagacaaaaacaaactttatcCCTTGTTTTGAAGgttaataaacattttaagttgattttaatttttccttggTAAGGGACCAACTGCTCTGAAATCGGAGGTAAAAAAGTGATGAGACTCTAATTTAAGAAGGAGGTCATGCATGATTTCACATGGCTAAATAATTAAACAAATCATAGATCTGTTTGTTGATTTCTGTGCAATTTGATCCCTTTTCTAGAATTCTAGGGATTCCTTCATATACTGTCATGATGTAGGTCAACATAGAGATCAGTTTCAATGACCTTAAATGTTTTGTGGCAAATTGAAAGTTTCAAATATCAGTGGTAAATTGAgctatgctttttttttatggtcaaTTAAATTGCAAGTAATGGTTTggaaatttgatatcaaatcaGATGATTATCTTTGTTATTTCAGGCTCATGCCATGTTTTGTCTCCATAATAATGGTTATAATATCAGTAAGGCCATTGCAAATTTGGTTCCAGAGGGGGGTCCTGTTCTCTGTCGTGATGAGATGGAGGAATGGTCAGCAGGTCAGTATGATTAGGGACTAACGCTTTCCTTATTCAAAATGACTACTACATTTTATCTCAAGGAGAATATTAGAGTTCATACCCTTAAAATATCATACTCAGTACTCAGGGGGTGTTTAGTTTAGAGGCAATATATATTGCAGACCATCTGCTCAATAAGCTGGAtagatgaattttttttgggaagaaaatgaagaaaataatcttCTTTATCTGTAGGATATCAAATGCAATCATTATACAGCTTTCAATCAGATTGTGACTTAATGATCAGTATGTGTTCATAAAATCTCATgcccaatttttcttttaccaaaGGGGAGGCCAATCTGTTTGAAGAAGCTCTTCAAAAATATGGCAAAGACTTTACTGATATTCAGAAAGACTTTGTAAGTTGCTCTTAgtgtttcttttaattttattcaatttctgTGTTGACATATTTTCTAATAATTTTGTGTATCCTCTCACctaacataataataataattattattgattcaTATTATGTTTAAGTACTTTCCTTCTGTTGAAGTGATAAGCATTTGTACAGCCCCTAAAATGGTTACTAGATTCTTTGCCTTATgcattatttttgtaaaatctTTTGGGGACAATGGATACATgtcaataagaaaatggtttgaacccaggagtaacatacctggattgaaaaagatcatctgatTGGAATCCTgtgaaggactgttgtttgcgactgaggtttcgacaacctgtgcagaagccatcttcagagtcaagcgATACTtgtagtcagttgaaaattcaaaaaccttggtgaacgatttgattggtcaatagatagagtagccatTGGTAAACGTGTGATGTTGAATATTTCAGCTTCCATGGAAAAGTCTTCCAAGTATAGTTGAATACTATTATATGTGGAAAACTACAGACAGATATCTACAGCAGGTGTGTCTTATTTGGGCTTTAAATTTCTCATTCCATGTTGACCTAGGTATTTTAGAATACAGTAAAGAGTTTTACCACTCAGAGCTACATCTAAACAACCACAACAAGCTGAGATTGTTGATGAGCATAGATCTTTGAtgatgttatttattttttctttcctgtgcTTGTCATAAATTTATTAtgaatttaaataaaatcatACATTGAGATTGTTCCAAAAGTTTGCATTGGCATTCTCTCCACACAAAttatgatgaaaatgaaatagtgagcaaaaagaaaataacatttagGATTATGCTATCTTGAAGCTTATAATGTTAAGTCATCTTTctatgaaataatatttttattctaATGGTTGAATGTTTATTCTCAGAAACGACTGAAAGCTGTCTCAAAGGAATGTAATTTAACACAGATATACATACCAGGACTGTAAGTTTGtctaatatttttttagtCCGTAAAGTAAACACAATGTTTTCGCTTCTTTCCTGAATGTTTCCAGCAGTCGTGCATCCATTCAAATGTAGGTTAAAGTGCATAATTAAGGCTTTGTTCTCTGTTTTGATTTTTAAGTGGTGGCAGTACGACACaatcaggaaaaaaacaaacttcaacTATCATTTTAACTCCGCCTCCTGGTGTTGCTACCAATCTTGTAGGGGTGTCATGTGAGAGCTGTTATGGTAAGCAGTTGGTCAATTAACTTATCTCCACAGCTTGTACATATGAAGTACATATTAGTGTACATATGAATGAAGTCGAGAGTAGCCATTCAAAATAAAGCTGCTTTGTGTTGAACCTGTAAGAATGAATGCAGACACGTCACTATAAATAAACAACCTGTTCGCTGTTTCCGAAGCCTGGTGTATTTGAATTCTGCGCAGCAACTAATCATATCAGCAGTAGCTTATTAATGGTCAGAAATGTCTCAAAAGTGAGCTAATATGCTGTCTCCTTGATAATTTGACAGTTTTGGAATGACAAGATGTTGTTTTTTGCAAGTGTATACAATGTTTTGAATAACAAGACATTATTGTCACAGGAACCTCATCTCAGCAGTGGTATCCCTGGGGAGTACCAAATTCCCAGCATAAGTTTTGGCTCTGCACTTTGTGCTGGATTTACTGGAAAAAGTATGGTGGACTAAAAAGACCAGGTATTACTTCTCCTCTTTCAGGGGTTTTATCTAAGAGCTGGCTGTGAGTGAACTTTGCCAGGTACTCCTGAAAGTTTTGCTGGGTACTTTCATCGAAGGCAAAGTTACCCTGCCAAAATGTcctcaaaatccattttctgGCATAAccttttccaatttttttttatgaggAGTATGTCTGTACCCTCCAAGAGGATAGGTCTTTTGGACCCACCACCATCCAATTTGAAGAAGCCTGTGCACACTTGAAAACTTAAATTAAAGCCCTGTATTTCCAGATGCATCCCTctgttagttttttttggtATCACATATTTATTTCATCACTATGTCAGTatcataattatcatcatttttGACATCCTTCTTTCCTATCCACATATTGTGTTAAGTTTTATCATATTACTTCATCTTGTATCGAGATGATGCTCCCCAGGACAATGGTCAGATAAAAATTATGTCATGCGTCCAATTCACATTGTGTTTTGTGTGTTATGTTAGATGGTTTGTCTGGTAAGGGGCATGGTGGACTGGAACCAAGGTATACTTGCAGAGTTTGTGGCAAGGTGTTCAACAGAGCAGGTGTGGCAAAAAATATAGTATTAAATAACTGTTACTATATTCTTAgccttttgaaaaactcaacAAGTCTTATCCTCAAATTGATTTAAGCATttacaaagtttgttttgtaAATTGGTCATTGCAACAGCTGGCATTTCAATGCTTTGCTCTTTGTCAgattttgtcaaattcttgTCAACATGGACTTGGTAGAAAGATCTGAAAGTTTGTGGCATTGCTGTCCTCATAACTCTTAGTGTTGAACATGGCtgtctgctttttttttctcaacagAACGGTTGTCCAGCCACATGGGGACTcacaaaatgtacaaatgtGCTGTGTCTCATTGTGGAAAGGTACACAGCTTTAGTAAATGTAGATCGATTGTTTAGATAATATTGTGTAATGTGGAAGATGTGGATAGACAGTGCAACTCTCCAAACATGGTTTTTGATTGGAGATTCTCAAATCATGAATAATTCAGGAgaggaaacaaaggaaatcattaccgtgaaggaggtttggatatgtgatcctaattaacataaaattcagtgaacttttgctttgattttctccaagaattatcaatgctttgaGAACCTATATTAAACACTCGAAAAAGtttttcatcagatatccaaacactttgaagttggttaaaaaaaactcggctgcACCTCGTTTTTTCCGGTCCACTTCttagtgtttggatatctgatgaaacacgcTACCTTgtttttgatatattacatgaaacaataattgatGATACAAAACAGACAATACTCATAACACCGGAAAAAATAGATGCTACAGGGTATATGGACCCATATCAGTAGAGGTCTGGTAGAGCTAAAGGATAACTCAAAATGTGAACTTTTTAGTTCAccagggttagggttaggaaCCTAGGTTTTATCTGTATGTCACATAAAATCTAGGCCCAGATTTTACTGTCGAAAACAATTTGGTTTTGATGTTTGTAATAAGTGCtagcaaattttaaatttctcttaTTTCAAAAAGgaagtgacattttttcattgcagGTGTTTAATTCACAGCCAAACTTGACTCGACACCTAACAGCTGTGCATGGCTGCCGGCCACCCAGCCCACGGAAACTGAAACCCAGGTCTCCATTCTATATCAAGGCTACACCACTCACACGACTGGCTCGCCGACTTTGTCAGGATTTGTACAATAAAGTGCATCACTGCAGAGTACCAGGAGGGACACTCAATGTACAAGATTTAAGAGCGCAATGTATGTACACCacttgtattttattgttgattttctttgtcGCCAGAATAGCAAAATGAGTTTAGTTAATACCTAGCCTTAGTCGCTCAGCGCATGGTTTCCATAACCATTGgttgagaaacaaaaaaattgaaggatTGTTACGGTATTTTACGTAAGTTTGCATGACGAAGTCTTAGAATCTATTTTTTTGCTGTCTTTTTTGTTATCTCATCTCTTGCTGTAAAGGTCTTGTTtgtgtctttttttatttctctagGTTTAAAAAGACTGGAGACGCCTAAAGCTGATGCTATAATCAAAGCCAAAAAGGAACGGAAATCACGAAAAATCCATGATACTGTGGAAAAGATGAAAGCAAATCCTCCAAAACCACGCAAACCCAAACCACCTAAACCAACTCTACTACCAATCCCTAAGGAACATTCGCCAACCTCACCGTCTCCACCCACAGCTAGTGCACACTCCATTACTTCCCCCTCAAGAAAAATGATCCCTCCTTCCAAGAGTTATGTGCCAATACAACCCACCCCACCCAAGGCCAGCGACTGGAAGTATGCAGCGATACCATCTGCTAAACCGGTTGTTCAGAAACAACAGCCGCCTCAACAAGGCAGTAATCATATGATGGCCAGAAAAAGACCCCATGATACCGCATCCGTGCAGCAAAATGGAATCGATGGTGAGGGACATAAAGCcaatatatttctttaagcAGTTGGTAATGATAAAATTTCCGTATCGTATAATAAAACATATTGCAAAGCAGATATAGCTACACTAGGTTTTAAGAGTGGAAAAGCGCGTCACACGTTAAAATACTGGCCATTCTTTTCTCCTGTATCCTCTGGATTGTTTGTACTCATTCAAAAGTCCTTACTAATGATTCCTCGGGTAGAAAATGACAAAGCTGCGGCAATTGATTTGTCCAAATAAAGTGATCAAAGCTCAAAGCCTTGAAAATTTTATACTGAAGCACACAGCGTTGAATTTTGTCGACAGCAGTTTACTCAAGTTTCTTGGTCATGGCAGATGCTTAATGCTTGGTCGTTTGACATTATTTCTAGGACCATCTCCTAAGAGACTCAGTGCGACTTCTCCTTTAGGAAAGAAAGGTTTTGAATGCAATTATTGTGGCAAAATTCTCCACAACCAAGGTTAGTTTCTTCCCGTTGGGATGTCCTTGTCGAAGTCAACTCCTAATCTCTAAAAAAGACCGCTATTTCTTGTTCTACTTTTATCGTACGACTTTTTAAGCtttcttctgtttcttttgAAGACACTGAAGCTTCTGTGTTATAGTTCGCGCAAACGAGAACCTTA
Proteins encoded in this window:
- the LOC141890220 gene encoding metastasis-associated protein MTA3-like translates to MANASNVFRVGDYVYVETNPALPYQIRRIEELTKTSNGQVEAKVQCFYRRRDLSSALSIQAEKHLLQAEEDAEIEMGDNEMEDVLRHQLSHREVFLSRQYENINANTIRGKCLVTLYNEAEILPKYLEKEDWFHYFLVYDPQQKTLVADRGEMGIGTAYQAHVPKTMIKGRQDDRDLSKLETLMWDPSNSLQDPHIEQFLVIARSVGTFARALDCSSSVKQPSLHMSAAAASRDVTLAHAMFCLHNNGYNISKAIANLVPEGGPVLCRDEMEEWSAGEANLFEEALQKYGKDFTDIQKDFLPWKSLPSIVEYYYMWKTTDRYLQQKRLKAVSKECNLTQIYIPGLGGSTTQSGKKQTSTIILTPPPGVATNLVGVSCESCYGTSSQQWYPWGVPNSQHKFWLCTLCWIYWKKYGGLKRPDGLSGKGHGGLEPRYTCRVCGKVFNRAERLSSHMGTHKMYKCAVSHCGKVFNSQPNLTRHLTAVHGCRPPSPRKLKPRSPFYIKATPLTRLARRLCQDLYNKVHHCRVPGGTLNVQDLRAQCLKRLETPKADAIIKAKKERKSRKIHDTVEKMKANPPKPRKPKPPKPTLLPIPKEHSPTSPSPPTASAHSITSPSRKMIPPSKSYVPIQPTPPKASDWKYAAIPSAKPVVQKQQPPQQGSNHMMARKRPHDTASVQQNGIDGPSPKRLSATSPLGKKGFECNYCGKILHNQASLTHHEQTMHASAEPPKQRSYPAYCDVSPAMGPGSAKIMPYAQHSVTSYINGQLHIERGMNSMPNYTVSSASNKPYLLPKPPAQPIKVESGVPVNSVGDAVPSKMMVVAQSAKPAVNNKTNQNVKHNIFKSIHPQFIDPPEEFQFLSNKLSRKARRALSVDIQRKVARRPWKEVTCSVKLRALIYAIPAPQESDNVEAIVIDDD